From Coleofasciculus sp. FACHB-1120, one genomic window encodes:
- a CDS encoding ester cyclase, which yields MKSPKEVLHDWVAAYNACDPYALIELYHDDAINHQVAFGAPLQGREVLLESFIAFFNAFPDNYTHPENIFEDGEWAIVEWSGGGTFLGELGGNPPTGKSFTLRGCGFFQVIDGKIGFQRGYIDKYTWFTQIGLPVS from the coding sequence ATGAAATCGCCCAAAGAAGTTCTACACGATTGGGTTGCTGCCTATAACGCTTGCGATCCTTATGCACTCATCGAGCTTTATCACGATGATGCCATCAACCATCAGGTTGCCTTTGGTGCCCCACTTCAAGGGCGCGAGGTACTGCTTGAGAGTTTCATCGCCTTCTTCAATGCCTTTCCAGACAACTACACGCATCCTGAAAATATCTTCGAGGATGGTGAGTGGGCGATCGTTGAGTGGAGCGGTGGCGGTACATTCTTGGGTGAGCTTGGCGGCAACCCACCAACCGGCAAGAGTTTCACACTGCGCGGGTGTGGCTTCTTTCAGGTCATTGATGGCAAAATTGGTTTTCAGCGTGGCTACATAGACAAGTACACCTGGTTCACGCAAATTGGTTTACCTGTCTCATAG